In Oncorhynchus keta strain PuntledgeMale-10-30-2019 unplaced genomic scaffold, Oket_V2 Un_contig_17716_pilon_pilon, whole genome shotgun sequence, a single genomic region encodes these proteins:
- the LOC127919859 gene encoding guanine nucleotide exchange factor DBS-like has product MQQESDRLFAADIDPDLRKRFAFLSGGRAENGSPIIVFPEFPAFDELQEEEFHNVLTYLTSVPSVTASGVGFILVIDRRQDRWTAVKGTLLRIA; this is encoded by the exons ATGCAGCAGGAGAGTGATCGTCTGTTTGCTGCAGACATCGATCCTGACCTCAGGAAACGGTTTGCTTTCCTCTCAG GGGGTCGAGCTGAGAACGGCAGTCCCATCATCGTGTTCCCAGAATTCCCTGCTTTTGACGAGCTCCAGGAGGAAGAGTTCCACAACGTGCTGACCTACCTGACCAGTGTGCCCAG TGTGACAGCGTCTGGAGTGGGCTTCATCCTGGTCATCGACCGCCGCCAGGACAGATGGACCGCCGTCAAGGGGACCCTGCTACGCATTGCA